The uncultured Treponema sp. genomic sequence GTCAGGGAATTTGATATGGAAATTTTTGAAGTTGGTATAATTGGAGCGGGTGCCTGGGGAACTGCTTTGGGAACTGCGATTGCGCGCGGCGGACATAAAGTTCAGCTTTGGGCAATGGAAGAGGACGTTGTTGAGTCTATAAATAATCAGCATGAAAATAAACGGTATCTTCCGGGATATGCGCTTGAACCTTCAATGACTGCAAGTTCTGACATAAAGCTTGTTGCTTCTGGAAAGCAGTTTTTGATTATGGGAAGTCCTTCGCTTTATCTTGCTTCTACAATAAAAAAATTTACTGATGTTCCTAACATTGCGGACGGCTCTACAATAATCGGCGCGCTGACAAAAGGCTTTGTTCCTTCTGAATCTGGAAATCCTGAATTTGTTTTGGACACAATGGAAGAAGCGCTTCCTGAATGCTATAAAAATGCCACAGTTTATATTGCCGGCCCTAGCCACGCTGAGGAAGTTGCGCTTGGAAAAATAACCGGACTCATTGCGGCGAGCCAGCATCACAGAAATGCGGTTCGTATGCGGGATCTTTTGCGTGTAAAAGGAATCATGGCTTATGCTTCTTTTGATACAATTGGTGTTCAGGTTTGCGCGGCTGCTAAAAATGTAATTGCTGTTGTTTACGGCGCAATGGATGCTCTTGCTGAAAACAGCCCTATTTTTGGAGACAACACAGAAAGTCTTTTGATGGCGGCGGGACTTAATGAAATTCAGACACTTGGTTTTGCAATGGGTGCAACTCATGCGGCCACATTCACTTCAATCAGCGGAGTCGGAGATTTGGATGTAACTTGCAAGTCGAAATACGGACGCAACAGAAGATTCGGGCAGGACTTGATAAAAACCGGAATGCTGGATCAGTTTAAAAATCTTGATGACTTGATTGCGAATGTAAAGAAAGTCGGATATTTGCCGGAAGGTGCGATTGCCTGCAAATACGTGCATAAAATCATGGAGCAGAAAAATCTTAAGCTTCCTATTTGCAATGCCTTGTACAAAGTTCTTAACAAGGAAATCAATGCGGAAGAATGTCTTAAAGAACTTTTGCTTAACAGATAGCATATTTCAAAAACGGAGTAAAAAATGCTTGAAAAAATAACAGGAACTTTCAGCGGAATAATCCGCACTTTGAGCGGAAAATCTTCAATTACAGAAAAAAACATAGAGGAAACCGTAGAGCAGATAAAAATGGCTCTTTTGGAAGCGGACGTGAATTTGCGTGTTGTCCGCCGTTTTGTAAACAGCACAATTGAAGAAGCGAAGGGAGAAAAAGTTTTAAAGGCTGTAGATCCGGGCCAGCAGTTTGTAAAAATCATTTACGACAAGCTTGTTGCGATGCTCGGCGATAAAAAAACTGATCTTGCGTTAAAAGGACCTGACACTCAGTCTGTAATTCTTTTGCTTGGTCTTCAGGGCGCGGGAAAAACAACTGCGGCGCATAAACTTGCGGCTCGTCTTAAAAAAGATGGAAGGCGGCCTTTGCTTGTTGCCTGCGACTTGATTCGTCCGGCGGCGGTTGAGCAGCTTTGTGTTCTTGGCGAGAAAATCGGAGTTCCTGTTTACAAAGAAGACTCAAAAGATGCTGTAAAAGTTGCGGAGCATTCAGTTGATTTTGCAAAGAAAAACGGACTTGATACAATAATTGTGGACACAGCCGGACGCCTTCAGATTGATGAAGACATGATGGCGGAACTTGTTTCTATAAAAAAGAAGCTTAATCCTGTAGAAACTGTTCTTGTCGCTGATTCCATGACTGGTCAGAATGCTGTTGATATTGCAAAAAGTTTTGATGAGCAGCTTGGACTGACCGGCGTTATTCTTACAAAGTTTGATTCAGATGCACGTGGCGGCGCGGCTCTTTCTTTAAAGTCGATTACGCAGAAACCGATTCTCTTTATCGGCACTGGCGAAAAAACAGAAGACTTTGAGCCTTTCCATCCAGACAGAATTGCAAGCAGAATTCTTGGAATGGGCGATGTTGTTTCACTTGTTGAAAAAGCTCAGGAAACTGTGGATCAGGAAGCCGCTCTTAAAATGCAGAAAAAAATGCAGCGCAATGAATTTACGTTGCAGGATATGCTTGAGCAGCTTGAGCAAGTTGAAAAAATGGGAAGCATAAAATCGCTTCTTGACATGATGCCTGGACTTTCCGGACAAATTAGCGAAGAGCAAATCAACAAGGCTGGAATGAAGCATCAGAAAGCTATTATTCAAAGCATGACATATAAAGAGAGAATGAACCATTTAATTATCGGTCCTACACGCCGCAAAAGAATTGCAAAGGGAAGCGGAACAAGTGTTCAGGAAGTTAACAAGCTTATAAAGCAGTTCGAAAAAACAAAGCTTACAATGAAAAAACTTGCACGTAACCGCGGTGTGCAGGCAAAGCTTATGCAGCAAATGGGAGCTATGGGAATGGGCGGTTCTATGCCAAATCTTCCGAAAGGATTTAATATGCCAGGCGGATTTAAGTTCTAGTCCAGGACAATCAGAGATGCTGTTTTTCCATCGGGAGTGTAGCATTTCTGAGGATTTCCTGAGTCTGGAAAAGAATTTATTCCAGTGTAAAAGGCGTATTCATATTTTCCAGGTGGAAGCGGAATTTCAAACTGATAAATTCCCGGTGCAACTTCGCTCATCTGATAAATCCAGCTGTCCCAGTTTGTAAAGTTTCCGCCCACACGGATTTTTTGCCCTGATTTTCCTTTGTAGACAAAGCGTATTTTTCCGCCGCTGATTTTTTCAGTTACCTGCGGAATTTCACGAGACGCATTAAAATGTGAAAGCACAAGATTTGTTTCTCTGTTGAAAACCGTTTCATTATTGAGCGGATCAACTGTCCAAAGTCCGTCTATAATCAGCCTGTAATTTATTTCAAGAACATTTTTTGGAACTTTCAAAATGTAAAAATAAATAGAGCCGGCTTCTTTGTATTCCATGTCGATGAATTTTTTTATTTTGAATGAATGAATTGTTTTGAATCCTTCAAAGTCGAATGCGATTCCGATGTGGCGCGCGTTGCTTTTTGATGTGAAAATTGCGTAGTCGCCCTTGAGATATGGAGAGCCAACATCTTGAATTGTGTTCACGAGTTCGGCGTAGTCAAGTTCTTCGTCCGTGAGCATGACTTTTGATTCCGCAGAAAAAATTTCCGCAGAAGATAAAAAAAGAAAAACTGAAAAAATAGCGCAAAGTATTTTCTTCATATATGTATTTTCGGAATTTTTTATTTTAAAGTTGAATTCTATTTTCTTGCTGAAACTTTGAGGATTTCCGCGGATTTCAATTTTCTAAACTTGGCGGATTTGTGTGCCGATATTAGACTTGAAACCATGTCGCTTTGAGGAGTATAATTTTTAACCATGCCAGGACTAAAGCAGCTGCAGCAGTTTAATTCGGATATATTGAATCTCGGTGATGAAGTAAAAATCCGGGCTGCCCGCGGAGAAAAACCAGTAACAGTAAAAATCCCCAAAGATGTCGCAGACATAGATGATTCTGAAGATTTTGTAAACGGACTTCCAGCTCTTTCAGAAGAAGATCAGGCGCAAGCTGCCGCGGCCGCAGAAGAACGCAAACGTGAAGCAAACGATTTTTCTGACTTCATGGACAATGATGATTCTGAATCTAGTTCTGAGCAAAAGCCAGCTGCAAATGAGGATGAAGCAGTTCCTGATGTTTCAGATCTTTTGCCTTCCGCCGGAGACATGGATTTATCTGACCTTGATTTGTCTGAATTTGAAGATGAAAAAGAGCCGGAACCTGAACCAGAGCCAGAAGAAATTGGAATTGAAGACATGGACTTGGAATCTCTTCTTGCATCCAGCCCGGAACCTCAAGCGCAAGACGAGCCGCAAGTTTCCAATGATGAAAAAAATAATGAAAGTGAAGAATCTGTAAATCCTGATATTTTTAACCTGGATTCTTTGGATGCTGATTCTGCTCCAAAAAATTCTATTCCAGCTTCAGAACCGGACGGAACTGCTTTTGACGAGTCGCTTTTTGATATGCCGTCCGAGAATGATTCAGCTCAGGAAAATGTTCTGCCGGATCTTGACACCGATTCTCTTGCAAATTCTTTGAGCGGAATTGGTGAAATGGATTTTCCTTCCGCGGAAAATAAATCGGAAGGCGCAGAAAAATCTTCGACAGAAAATTCCGCAGATGAAAATTCGTTTGATTTGGATTCGCTTAATCTTGACGGCTTGAACGACGAAAATTCTTCTGAGCCAAAAACAGAAAATTTTGATGCGCCTCAAGAAAATATTTCAGAGCCTCCTGCGGAAAATGCGGAAACTAAAGCCGATGATTTTTCTGACATTGATTTGCCGGATTTTGATATGCCGTCGGACAATTCGGATTCCTTGCCTGATTTTAACGAAGAACTTTCTGTTCCGAATTTTAACCAGCCGGAAAATGAAGAAAAAGCTACAGAGCAAAATGATTCTGCTCCAACCCAAACTGACGGCGAACTTTTTTCCCCGGAAATGGATGTTCCGGAAGATGAGCCAGTTGAAACTTTTGACACAAGCGACATAAACGACCTTGACTTTTCAAATCAGGAAGACAGCGGATTTGAGCTTGGCGGAGTTGATTCTGACGGCGATGACGAATTTCATATTCCGGGATTTTCCGACATTGCGACTGCCGACCTTACAAAAAAGCCTGATGTTGCGACTGCTGATTTTTCCAATGCCGCGGAAGCCAAAGAAACTGAAAAGCCAAAAAATACTTTTACAGATGCGGAATACAAAAGATTCCAGAAAAATCTTGCGACTTATCCGCTGAATGTAAGAATTGCGCTTGAAGATTTTGTTGTAAAAAATGAATTTACAGACGACGCAATTTTTTCAGTTCTTGAAAAAGTTTTAAGAAAAGCTCCTGCCCGGCAAGTTGCTTCTGAGCTGGAAAAACTTCTTGATATTTCGCTTGATGTTCCGCGTGATTTTGAACGCCGTTCTGCCGCTGAATATGAAGCCTACAAAAAATCAATTGAATATCAGCTGAAAAACAGAATAATTCCTAGCGCGATTTTTACAACTGCCGCTGCGATTCTTGTTTTCTGTATTTTTACGCTTACAAACAATTTTATTTACAAGCCGGCAAGAGCGAGCAGCCTTTACAAGCAAGGCTATGCGCTTTTGCAGGACAATCAGTATCCGCAGTCTGAAAAAAAATTCAATCAGGCTTTGACATATAAACCTGTAAAAAAATGGTTTTTCCGTTTTGCCCAAGGCTACAGAAATCACAGGCAGTACGACCGTTCCAGAATGATGTACCGCGCAATTCTTCAGCGTTACAACCATGACAAAAAAGCCGGACTTGAATGGGCGGACATGGAAACTTCAGACTTGTACAATTATGAGGAAGGCGAGCGGATTTTAAAGCGTGAAGTTCTTGACTATCACATAAATGATTCCGACGCTTTGCTTGCTTTGGGCGACTTGTATCTTGAATGGGCTTCGGACAGAAATGCTGAAAAATTTCCTTTGGCAAAAGAGCAGTACGATTTGCTAACTCAGCTTTACGGAATCAACGACCTTTATCTTTCGCGCCAGATGAGATATTTTATCCGCACAGATAATTTGCGCCAAGTTCTTATGTACAAGAATATTTTGATGGGCAAGAAAAATGCGATTTCTTCAAAGGACTTGATTGAACTTAGCGGATATATGCTCGACAAGCGTTATGGAAAGCTTCGTCCGTCAGAAGAAAATTTAAGATTTTCTATAGAAGATGTCAGAAAACTTTTGGAAACTGCGCTGAAATCTGCGCCGGAAAATTCTGTTGCGCTTTACAACATGGGTCGTTATTTTGTTGAAACTAAAAGCGGACGCAATGCTGCAAAACTTCTTGAAGCTTCAATAAATTCTTTTGAAAATCAGCCAAAGAGAAACCGCAAGGACACTTACAAATATATAAACGCAGTCAGATTGCTGGGCGAAGAAATGCGGAATCAGCGTGAATATCTTACTGCAGAAGAATTGTACGGAAAGGGAATTGAAATTTTTGAGCATGAGCGGGATTCCAGCGGATTTGAAAGCGATGAAAATGTTGGAACCTTGTATTCTGACCTAGCGGATTTGGATTATTTTATTTCCGGGGACAATGCTGCTGCCTTAAAAAATTATCAGAACGCGGTGAACAACAAGCACGACACTTCTTCTGTTCGCTACAGAATTGGATATATTCAGTACCAAAATAGAAACTATCCTGCCGCTTTGGGTTCGTTTATAAAAAGCCAGGACACGAATGAAAACGACACTCATCTTTTACTTGCCCTTGCAAACACTTTGAATTTGAGTGGAGACAATTATATTGCGCGCGGATATTATGAAAGGCTTCTTTCTATTCTTGATGTTGAACGTGAAAAATACGGCGTTGTGCTTCCGCAGATTCGCGATGACCATGCTGATATTGTTGACACTTACATGAAGGCTTCTAATAATCTTGGAGTTACGCTTTCAAGAATTGCGTCGGCAACAGGAAACAGCTCATTGAATGCAAAATCGATTGTATGCTTGCAGGAAAGTCTTAGAGCGTGGGACACAATGACAAGAAACCAGACAACAATGATAAGGCTTGACGGTTCAAATCTTGCCGAGCAAAACATAAAATATATAACGCGTCCTGTTTCTGGATATGAGCCTGAAATCTATACAGAAATTCCGCGGCTTTTAAATGGAGAGGAAGGACTGGAATAATTATGATGGCTCTTTTCTCAAAAAAATACAGCGGAATAATTTCTCGTCAGAAAATAATTGGAATCTTAAAAGAGCTTTTCAGAAAGTCGATTCATCTGTGCAGCGCGTTTGTTCCGTGTTTCCTTTGGATTGCGTACAAGCCGACTATTGCGTGCCTTTTTGCGCTGGTTGTTTTTTATTCTGTTGCGGAAATTTTGCGCCTGAATGGAAAAGAAGTTTTTTTGATTTCCGCCGTAACAGAAGCCGCCGCTAGAAAACGCGATGAAAACAAATTCGTTCTAGGTCCTGTAACGCTGGTTTTGGGAATTATTTCAAGCGCAATTCTATGGGAAAAACTTCCTGCTGCAATTGGAATTTACGCTCTCGCCTTTGGAGACGGTCTTGCAAGTCTTGCTGGAAAACTTTTTGGAAGAATTCAGATTCCGTTTACAGAAGGAAAAACTGTCGCCGGAAGCCTCACTTGTTTTACCGCGATTTTTATTTCTTGCTACTTGGCTTGCTTTTTTATGTTTCAAGGTCAGGCGGACATAACAAAAGTTTCGCTCATAGTTGCAGGAGCCGGAATGCTAATTGAAATTCTTCCGCTAAAGGATTTTGACAATCTTTTTATTCCGATTTTGCTCGGCGGATTGGCGCAGTATTTGCTTTGCTAGTTCCAAGTATTTTCCAAATAGTGAACGGTCTTTAAATAAAGAACGCATCCTGAAACATAAAGAATAATCGCAATGAAAAATTCAAGCCAGCAGTCTGTGTTGCATAAAAGACCGTAGCCTGCCGCAAGAATTACAACGCCCAATGCTTTTATGTAAATCCCTTTTATTCCTTTTGTGTATGCTTCTACCAGAACTGAAAAAATTGTTACTACAACAATAAAAACTCTTATGACCGCGAAAAATTTTCTAAAGCCCCAAAGAACCGTGCAAGTAGAAATTGTTATTGTTGTGTCCATCGGATAAAAAAATCCGAATGCGCAAGTTGAAGCAAGCAAAATAAAAATGTTCCGTTCCGCATTTTGAAGTTCTTCCGCGGAAGAAAAAACTGCCGCAAAGAAAAGGCTCATCGGCGCAAGAAATCTTCCGGCTGCAACAATCCGTCCGATGTAAATTAAAAAAAGCGAATTCGTTTTCCAGAATCCAAAAAGCGGCAAAAGAATTCTCGCGCTTTCTGTAACGCAACTGATTATAAATCCGGAAAAAAATAAAATTTCAAGTGAAGGAGTTTTTTCAAATCCTTTAAAAATTGCAATTGAAAGTGCCGGAGCTGAAAGGCTGAATGTGATTATTGCTGCCAGCGATGAATTAAAATTGTACGGACACAATCCGCCTTTTGGAATGAGGACGAACGGCCGCATCGGATTTATCGGCGGAACTATTGATTTTGCCGCAGCCGCAATGCAAAGAACTGTAATATTGAACAAAAAAATTATCACGCTGAATATAAATAAAAAAAGAAAAATTCTGTTCTTGTTTTTTAAAGTCATGCCTAAAGAATACTCCAGCGGTTTCTTTTTATCAAGGGAAGCAGTTTTTTCTTTCAGCGGAAATCTTTTCTAAAGATTTATTTTTGCTTGCCGAAAATTTACTTGTGGGAACTTCCAGCATTTTCTTGCGAAGTTTTTTCCGGGAGGAATAAAATGAAAAAGATTTTAGTTTGCGCATTTTCTGTTTTTTTTGCCGTGTGCAGTGCATTTGCAGGAGACGCCGCTTCTTTTGACGATATAGGTTTTTCTGAAGACGGAAAATATTATCTTTTTGGCCAGTACGGAAAAACAGACAAAACTTACGAGCCTTGGGCGGAAATTTTCACAGTTGATGTCGCCGCGAATGATTTTGTAAAAGGCGAAGTTTTCAAGTCAAAAGATTCCTCGGACATTTCAGGAAAAACTGCTTATGAAAATTTAAAGGCAAAATGCAACTGGAAAATTTCAAAGTACAATGCAAAGCCAGCCGGAGTCGGAACACTTTTGTATTTGCGCGAGTCAGAAACAAAATCTCCTACAGAAGAAATCGTGTTCAAGGATTTTGAAGGAATATCTGATGTTTCTGGAATTCTTTATCATGTGCGCCTTGTTCCGTCTTTTAACGGAAGCGGAAAAAACTGCCGGTCAAAATTTTTTATTGAAGTTCTAAAAAAAGATTCTTATGGAAACACAGTTTCTTCTTTTGCTGTTGGAACTCCTGACTTTGAGCGCAAGGGGATCACGGCGTATCAGATTGAAAGAATTTTTGCAGACAAATCAGGAAAAAGCCTTGTCTTTGTTGTAAAGAAAACCCTTGAAGATGACACAGGAACTTCAATCAGATACATGGTTGAAACTTACCGAATAAAATAATTTTCCTTATTCATAAACCTCCTTCGTTTTTGGCCTTCTGTTTTTTCAGAAGGTCGTTTTTTTTCTTTTATTTTTTTCATTGTAGCAAACTTGCAAAAATGCTAAACTTTTCAAAAATCGAACAGAGGAAGTCAAAATGATAAAGAAAAACAAAAATTACACAAATCTTGCAAAGGGCTATCTTTTCCCGGAAATTGCAAAAAGACGCAAGGCGTTTCAGGCTCAGCATCCAGAAGCAAAAATAATCAGCCTTGGAATTGGAAACACAACCGAGCCGCTCGCTCCTCACATTGTTGAAGGAATGAAAAATTTTGTGGAAGCTCTTGGCACAAAAGAAGGCTACGAAGGTTATCAGGATGACAGCGCAGGAATGCCAAAACTTCGCGAGCGCATTTCTCAGGCAATTTATAACGGCGAAATCAAGCCAACTGAAATTTTTGTTTCGGATGGAGCAAAGTGCGATCTTGGACGGCTTCAGGCAATGTTTGGCGCGGATGTGAATGTTGCGGTTCAAGATCCTTCTTATCCAGTTTATGTTGACGGAACTGTAATGGCTGGAGCGGGCGGAAAAGAGCCTGTTACAGAAAACGGATTCAAGGACATAACTTATATGCCGTGTCTTCCTGAAAATGGATTTTTCCCGGATTTGTCTGTTGTAAAAAAAGACAGCCTGATTTATATATGCTCGCCGAACAATCCTACTGGCGCAGTTGCAACAAAAGAAAATCTTACAGAGCTTGTGAAGTTTGCAAAAGCGAATGGATGCGTTGTTCTTTTTGACGCGGCGTATTCAGCATTTATCCGTGACAAAAATCTTCCGAAGTCAATTTATGAAATCGAAGGCGCAAAGGACTGTGCAATTGAAATGCAGTCATTTTCAAAGCCGGCAGGATTCACTGGAGTTCGCCTTGGATGGTGCGTAGTTCCAGAAAATTTAAAATTTGATGACGGCTCAAAAATCGCAGACGCTTGGGCGCGCATAACAAACACTGCATTTAACGGAGCAAGCAATATTGCACAGGCTGGAGGATTTGCCGCCTTGGATGAAACCGGCCTTAAAGAAATGCAGGAAACAATAAGCTATTATCTTGAAAACGCCGCATTGATTCGTTCTGCTTTGGAAAGTGAAAATTTCAAGGCGATGGGCGTTGAAGTTTATTCCGGCGGAAACGCTCCTTACGTTTGGGCAAAATTTCCAGGAAAGAAAAGCTGGGACGTGTTCGACCAAATTCTTAGCCAGTGCAATGTAGTTGTAACTCCGGGCGCAGGATTCGGACCGAGCGGCGAAAGTTTTATCCGCTTCAGTTCATTCGGACACCGCGAAAATATTCAGGAAGCCTGCGAAAGACTCAAGTCATTTAAAATGTAGCTAAAAAAAATCTGCTGCTTTTTCTGCGGCAGGTTTTACAAAAATTGAATCTGCATATTTTTTCGAGGTAAAAATGTTATCTGAACGATTAGAAAATCTTCATCCTTATGTTCCGGGCGAGCAGCCAAAAGACAGAATTTATATAAAGCTGAACGCGAATGAAAATCCGTATCCGCCGAGCAAGAACGTTGCAAAAGCTGTAAAAAAAGCCGCGTCTTGCCACCGTGAAAAACTTGGACTTTATCCAGACCCGGATTCCGTTGAGCTTAGGACTGCGATTGCCGATATGCTGAATTCCACGGGCGGAGTTCTTTGCAATTCTCAGAATGCAAAAAAAGAACTTGGATTTAAAATAACGCCGCAAATGATTTTCTGCGGAAACGGAAGCGATGAAGTTCTTTCGTTTATTTTTTATACATTTTTTGGAAGCAAATGCCCGCTTGTTCTTCCCGAATTCACTTACAGTTTTTATCCCGTTTACTGCGGATTCTATAACATTCCGATGAAAAAAATTCCGCTCAAAAATGACTGGAGCTTGAATACGGATAAAATGCTTTCCGAGTCTGAAAAAAACAACAGCCCGATAATTTTTGCAAATCCAAACGCTCCAACAGGAATTGCCTTGAAGCGCGCGGAAGTTGAATCTCTCCTGAAAAAAATTCCTTCGGAACGGATTCTTGTTGTGGACGAAGCTTATGCGGATTTTGGCGAAGAAAGCTGCCTTTCACTTTTAAAGGATTACAAAAATCTTGTCATCGTGCGCACGTTCAGCAAAAGTTTTTCGCTTGCAGGAATGAGGCTTGGTTTTTCCATTGCGAATCCTGAACTTATAAATTCAGTTTTTACAGTAAAAAATTCATTCAATCATTTTCCTGTTGATTTTCTTGCGCAGACAGCAGGAAAAGCCGCTTGTAAAAATTATTCTTATTATGAAGAAAATGCAAAAAAAATTGTGAATGAAAGAAATCTTTTAACTGAATTTTTGCGTTCAAAAAATTGGTTTGTGATTGAAAGCAAGACAAATTTTATTTTTGCAAAAAAAGACGGAATGAGCGGAACTTCAATTTACGAAGCTGTAAAAAAAGCTGGAATTCTTATCCGCCATTTTGACACGCCGGGCATCGAGGATTTTGTGCGCATAACGATTGGAACGAAAAATCAGATGGACAAGCTTAAAAAAATTCTTGCTGAAATTTAAACTGAAATTGTTCGGAGGCATTAAAATGAAATTTTTAGTAATATCAGATTTGCACGGAAATTTGGATGTTCTTGATAAAATGGATGAAATTTTCAAGCAGGCGGACGGCGTTATTTTTGCAGGCGACTTTGCGAAATTTGGCAACGAGGAAACTGGACTTCCGGCTCTTGAAAAACTTTGCTCCAAGCACGATACAATTTTTTCTGTAATCGGAAACTGCGACAATCCTTCATTTATTGAAGAAACTGAAAAGCATGATATTTCCGTGGAAAAGCAGCTTGTGATGTACGAAGGTCTTGCGTTTGCAGGAAGCGGCGGCGGAAGCAAATTCACCGGCACAACTCCGAATGAAAAATCAGAAGAAGAACTTATGGCGGACTTTAAAATTATTACGGAGCAAGGCGAGCAGGAATGGAGCAACTTGATTGCGGTAAGCCACAATCCTCCAAAGAATACAGACTGCGATAAAATTTCAAGTGGCGTTCATGTTGGAAGCGAGCTTTTTACGCAGTTCATTGAGCAGTACAAGCCGCTTGCAGTTATTACAGGACACATCCACGAAAGCGCAGGAATCTGCAAAGTTGGAACTACAACTGTCATAAATCCCGGCGCGCTTCTTGAAGGAAAATATGCCTGGCTTGAAGTTGCAAAAGAAAACGGCGAATGGAAAGTTGTTTCCGCTGAATTAAAGTCGCTTTAAAATTTCAGGCTGAAAAAATCCGCATTGAAACTTGTTTTGTTTTCTATATAATTTCAGTGTGGACAAAAAATATTATTCAAATGAAAACTCAGCTCCTTCAATTGATTCCGCTTTTTATTATGACGGAAACGATCTTGGCTTAACCTTGAACGGAACTTCTGCAAGTTTTAAATGTTGGGCACCGACTGCTGACAACGTGCGCCTTTTGCTGTTTAAAGATTCAGCTGCAAAAAAATTGTGCGCCGCAAAGCAAATGGAACGCAAGGAAAAAGGCGTTTGGTTTTTCAGCGGCTCTTATGAAGGCTGCTCTTATTATCAGTATGAAATTTCTTTTGGCGAGGAAGTTTATAAAGTTGCTGACATTTGGCACACGGTTGCCGGCCCGGATTCTGTTGCATCGCAAATCGCAGTCATCGAAAAATCAGAATATGAAAATCCATTTAAAGAAACTGATTATTCAAAAGCTGTAATTTACGAAATGCACATCCGGGACTGGAGCCGCGCTGTAAATCCTGCTTCAACTGGAAAATTTCTTGAAGTTGCTGACCCAAAAATAATTTCGCATTTGAAAGAGCTTGGCGTAACTCATGTTCAGATTCTTCCGATGTTCGATTATGCGCAAAAAAATTCAGACCTTTCATACAACTGGGGCTACAATCCTTTTCACTTCAATGTTCCAGAAGGCCGCTATGTTTCTCAAGGATACACTGACGGAATTCAGGCCGTAAAAGAAATGCAGCAAATGGTAAAGTCGTTCCATGACGCTGGAATCGCCGTGATAATGGATGTCGTTTACAATCACACTGACGGCACGCAAAATAATTCGCTTTATGATATGACCGTTCCAAAATATTTTTACAGGCTTAATTCTGAAGGCGGATATTCCAACGGTTCAGGCTGCGGAAACGAAATCGCCACAAATCATAAAATGGTAAAAAAATATGTTATTGACTCTCTCAAGCACTGGATGAAAGATTTTCACATAAACGGATTCCGCTTTGATCTTATGGGAGTTCAGGAACAGGAAACTATGTCGGAAATTTTTTACGAGCTGAAAAAAATTGATCCGTGCGTAATGGTTTACGGCGAGCCTTGGACCGGCGGAGAATGCGCTGTAAAAAACGGTTGCTCTGCTTCTGTTGCTTGCGGAAAAAATTGCGGAGTCGGCGCGTTCAATGATGATTTTAGAGACGCAATAAAAGGAAGCGAATTCGGCGGATTTGCAAAAGGCCAGGTTCAGGGAAACTTCTGCGATTCAGAAATTGAAAAAGGACTTCTTGGCGCGACTGGAAAAAACAACAGAAATCCAAGCGGAATTCCAAACCTTTCAATT encodes the following:
- a CDS encoding NAD(P)H-dependent glycerol-3-phosphate dehydrogenase codes for the protein MEIFEVGIIGAGAWGTALGTAIARGGHKVQLWAMEEDVVESINNQHENKRYLPGYALEPSMTASSDIKLVASGKQFLIMGSPSLYLASTIKKFTDVPNIADGSTIIGALTKGFVPSESGNPEFVLDTMEEALPECYKNATVYIAGPSHAEEVALGKITGLIAASQHHRNAVRMRDLLRVKGIMAYASFDTIGVQVCAAAKNVIAVVYGAMDALAENSPIFGDNTESLLMAAGLNEIQTLGFAMGATHAATFTSISGVGDLDVTCKSKYGRNRRFGQDLIKTGMLDQFKNLDDLIANVKKVGYLPEGAIACKYVHKIMEQKNLKLPICNALYKVLNKEINAEECLKELLLNR
- the ffh gene encoding signal recognition particle protein, whose product is MLEKITGTFSGIIRTLSGKSSITEKNIEETVEQIKMALLEADVNLRVVRRFVNSTIEEAKGEKVLKAVDPGQQFVKIIYDKLVAMLGDKKTDLALKGPDTQSVILLLGLQGAGKTTAAHKLAARLKKDGRRPLLVACDLIRPAAVEQLCVLGEKIGVPVYKEDSKDAVKVAEHSVDFAKKNGLDTIIVDTAGRLQIDEDMMAELVSIKKKLNPVETVLVADSMTGQNAVDIAKSFDEQLGLTGVILTKFDSDARGGAALSLKSITQKPILFIGTGEKTEDFEPFHPDRIASRILGMGDVVSLVEKAQETVDQEAALKMQKKMQRNEFTLQDMLEQLEQVEKMGSIKSLLDMMPGLSGQISEEQINKAGMKHQKAIIQSMTYKERMNHLIIGPTRRKRIAKGSGTSVQEVNKLIKQFEKTKLTMKKLARNRGVQAKLMQQMGAMGMGGSMPNLPKGFNMPGGFKF
- a CDS encoding phosphatidate cytidylyltransferase encodes the protein MMALFSKKYSGIISRQKIIGILKELFRKSIHLCSAFVPCFLWIAYKPTIACLFALVVFYSVAEILRLNGKEVFLISAVTEAAARKRDENKFVLGPVTLVLGIISSAILWEKLPAAIGIYALAFGDGLASLAGKLFGRIQIPFTEGKTVAGSLTCFTAIFISCYLACFFMFQGQADITKVSLIVAGAGMLIEILPLKDFDNLFIPILLGGLAQYLLC
- a CDS encoding DUF2259 domain-containing protein, with translation MKKILVCAFSVFFAVCSAFAGDAASFDDIGFSEDGKYYLFGQYGKTDKTYEPWAEIFTVDVAANDFVKGEVFKSKDSSDISGKTAYENLKAKCNWKISKYNAKPAGVGTLLYLRESETKSPTEEIVFKDFEGISDVSGILYHVRLVPSFNGSGKNCRSKFFIEVLKKDSYGNTVSSFAVGTPDFERKGITAYQIERIFADKSGKSLVFVVKKTLEDDTGTSIRYMVETYRIK
- a CDS encoding glycogen-binding domain-containing protein, whose protein sequence is MKKILCAIFSVFLFLSSAEIFSAESKVMLTDEELDYAELVNTIQDVGSPYLKGDYAIFTSKSNARHIGIAFDFEGFKTIHSFKIKKFIDMEYKEAGSIYFYILKVPKNVLEINYRLIIDGLWTVDPLNNETVFNRETNLVLSHFNASREIPQVTEKISGGKIRFVYKGKSGQKIRVGGNFTNWDSWIYQMSEVAPGIYQFEIPLPPGKYEYAFYTGINSFPDSGNPQKCYTPDGKTASLIVLD
- a CDS encoding LL-diaminopimelate aminotransferase translates to MIKKNKNYTNLAKGYLFPEIAKRRKAFQAQHPEAKIISLGIGNTTEPLAPHIVEGMKNFVEALGTKEGYEGYQDDSAGMPKLRERISQAIYNGEIKPTEIFVSDGAKCDLGRLQAMFGADVNVAVQDPSYPVYVDGTVMAGAGGKEPVTENGFKDITYMPCLPENGFFPDLSVVKKDSLIYICSPNNPTGAVATKENLTELVKFAKANGCVVLFDAAYSAFIRDKNLPKSIYEIEGAKDCAIEMQSFSKPAGFTGVRLGWCVVPENLKFDDGSKIADAWARITNTAFNGASNIAQAGGFAALDETGLKEMQETISYYLENAALIRSALESENFKAMGVEVYSGGNAPYVWAKFPGKKSWDVFDQILSQCNVVVTPGAGFGPSGESFIRFSSFGHRENIQEACERLKSFKM